Proteins from a single region of Streptomyces spectabilis:
- a CDS encoding SLC13 family permease has translation MNASLAEALSAVLLLAVLACAVIRPWGWPEAVVAVPAAGAVIATGAISLGHAADEAARLGPVIGFLAAVLILAQLCDDEGLFQACGAWMARRAAGSPRRLLVQVFGAASLITAVLSLDATVVLLTPVVFATAARLGARPKPHVYACTHLSNTASLLLPVSNLTNLLAFAASGLSFTRFAALMALPWVAAIAVEYVVLRRFFATDLDAGAEAPPAAEPREVPVFALATVACTLVGFVVTSAAGIDPAWAAAAGAAALGGRALVRRRTTPSALVRAAALPFCAFVLALGIVVRAVVDNGLADALGHVVPDGTGLAALLGIAALAAVLANVINNLPAVLVLLPLTSPTGPGAVLAVLLGVNIGPNLTYAGSLATLLWRRIVREHDSDVELGEFTRLGLLTVPAALLASVVALWVSLLVIGS, from the coding sequence CTGAACGCCTCCCTCGCCGAAGCCCTCTCCGCCGTCCTGCTCCTGGCGGTCCTGGCCTGCGCGGTGATCCGGCCGTGGGGCTGGCCGGAGGCGGTCGTCGCCGTCCCCGCCGCCGGGGCGGTCATCGCCACCGGGGCGATCTCGCTCGGCCACGCGGCGGACGAAGCCGCCCGCCTCGGGCCGGTGATCGGCTTTCTGGCGGCCGTGCTGATCCTGGCTCAGCTCTGTGACGACGAGGGCCTGTTCCAGGCCTGTGGTGCCTGGATGGCCCGGCGGGCGGCCGGGAGCCCGCGCCGCTTGCTGGTGCAGGTCTTCGGCGCCGCCTCGCTGATCACCGCGGTGCTCAGCCTGGACGCCACGGTCGTCCTGCTGACGCCGGTGGTGTTCGCCACCGCGGCCCGGCTCGGCGCCCGGCCCAAGCCGCACGTGTACGCCTGCACCCACCTGTCGAACACGGCCTCGCTGCTGCTCCCGGTGTCCAACCTCACCAATCTGCTCGCGTTCGCCGCGAGCGGACTGAGCTTCACCCGCTTCGCCGCTCTGATGGCCCTGCCGTGGGTGGCCGCGATCGCGGTCGAGTACGTGGTCCTCCGGCGGTTCTTCGCCACCGACCTGGACGCAGGGGCCGAGGCGCCGCCCGCCGCCGAACCCCGCGAGGTGCCGGTGTTCGCGCTGGCCACGGTGGCCTGCACGCTGGTGGGTTTCGTGGTGACCTCCGCGGCCGGGATCGACCCGGCGTGGGCAGCGGCGGCGGGCGCGGCCGCGCTCGGGGGCCGCGCCCTGGTCCGGCGCCGCACCACTCCCAGCGCTCTGGTGCGTGCCGCGGCCCTGCCGTTCTGCGCCTTCGTCCTCGCCCTGGGCATCGTGGTCCGCGCGGTCGTCGACAACGGACTCGCCGACGCCCTGGGCCATGTGGTGCCCGACGGCACGGGGCTCGCCGCCCTGCTCGGCATCGCGGCCCTTGCCGCCGTGCTGGCCAACGTCATCAACAACCTGCCCGCCGTCCTTGTGCTCCTTCCGCTGACCTCCCCGACAGGGCCCGGCGCCGTCCTCGCGGTGCTGCTCGGGGTGAACATCGGCCCCAATCTCACCTACGCGGGTTCCCTGGCCACCCTGCTGTGGCGGCGTATCGTGCGCGAACACGACAGTGACGTGGAGCTGGGCGAGTTCACCCGGCTCGGCCTGCTCACCGTGCCCGCCGCGCTGCTGGCCTCGGTGGTGGCGCTGTGGGTCTCACTGCTCGTGATCGGAAGCTGA
- a CDS encoding universal stress protein yields the protein MTVIAWVVEGTWPACVDAARAHAPEHADILLLHVTGPEAPGAAHGAYAGLLGRARPDRDPGTAVEHLAAASAARLLAAAAERLGRPSTRTERVGRAEREVVAAAEGAELLVLARDGDRTHLGPRSLGPASRFIVDHAPCPVLLVWPEATPSTATLPPPPPHH from the coding sequence GTGACCGTCATCGCCTGGGTCGTCGAAGGCACCTGGCCCGCGTGCGTCGACGCCGCCCGCGCCCACGCGCCCGAGCACGCCGACATCCTGCTCCTGCACGTCACGGGACCTGAGGCGCCCGGTGCGGCCCACGGCGCGTACGCCGGACTCCTCGGCCGGGCCCGTCCCGACCGCGACCCCGGCACCGCCGTCGAACACCTCGCCGCCGCCTCCGCCGCACGCCTCCTGGCCGCCGCGGCCGAACGCCTCGGTCGCCCCAGCACGCGCACCGAGCGCGTCGGCCGCGCCGAGCGGGAGGTCGTGGCCGCCGCCGAAGGGGCCGAGCTGCTCGTCCTGGCCCGCGACGGCGACCGCACCCACCTGGGCCCCCGCAGCCTCGGCCCCGCGAGCCGCTTCATCGTCGACCACGCCCCGTGCCCGGTCCTCCTGGTCTGGCCGGAGGCCACCCCCAGCACGGCCACGCTCCCGCCCCCGCCGCCACACCACTAG
- a CDS encoding S66 peptidase family protein yields the protein MTRTALPQLLRPRALVPGDLVVVAALSGPLAAGYAPDLERAVAEIERMGFRVRLAPLLEAGRHRWWSAARPDEIAKEFNGLLRDPEVRAIVAHDGGHTVFGYLDLIDFDAIRADPKPILGYSDISLLHLVLYARTGLVGFHADLATPGLGGYWQRASAAHREELRKLYSTLLTGTEAIGALPTGPSWECWRTGRAEGPLIGGVINRIVLAQATPFALPLERFDGAVLFWEELGGHASHVWNYLQILRHSGILDRIAGMVVGVPEAIDGLDSPDGSPTLAEIVLDVLGDRDIPVLGNVETGHAGPNLPMPVGVRAALDAEERTLSLLEPAVRPHPTPERAG from the coding sequence GTGACCCGTACCGCACTGCCTCAACTGCTGCGCCCTCGCGCCCTCGTGCCCGGAGACCTCGTCGTCGTCGCGGCGCTGTCCGGGCCGCTCGCTGCCGGATACGCGCCCGATCTCGAACGGGCAGTGGCCGAGATCGAGCGGATGGGATTCCGGGTGCGCCTCGCGCCGCTCCTCGAAGCCGGACGGCACCGCTGGTGGAGCGCGGCGCGGCCGGACGAGATCGCCAAGGAGTTCAACGGTCTGCTGCGTGATCCCGAGGTGCGCGCGATCGTCGCGCACGACGGTGGCCATACGGTGTTCGGGTACCTCGACCTGATCGACTTCGACGCGATCAGGGCCGACCCCAAGCCGATCCTCGGTTACAGCGACATCTCACTGCTGCACCTGGTGCTCTACGCGCGCACGGGCCTGGTCGGATTCCATGCCGACCTGGCCACACCCGGTCTCGGCGGGTACTGGCAGCGGGCGTCTGCCGCTCACAGGGAAGAACTGAGGAAGCTCTACTCGACGCTGCTGACCGGCACGGAGGCGATCGGCGCGCTGCCCACGGGCCCGTCGTGGGAATGCTGGCGTACCGGGCGCGCCGAAGGCCCGCTGATCGGCGGGGTCATCAACCGCATCGTGCTGGCGCAGGCGACACCCTTCGCGCTTCCGCTCGAACGCTTCGACGGCGCGGTGCTGTTCTGGGAGGAGCTGGGCGGCCACGCATCACACGTGTGGAACTACCTGCAGATACTGCGGCACAGCGGCATTCTCGATCGGATCGCCGGCATGGTCGTGGGCGTTCCGGAGGCAATCGACGGGCTCGACTCGCCCGACGGTTCCCCGACCCTGGCCGAGATCGTCCTCGACGTCCTCGGTGACCGCGACATCCCGGTCCTGGGCAACGTCGAGACCGGACACGCGGGCCCGAACCTGCCGATGCCGGTCGGTGTCCGTGCCGCCCTCGACGCAGAGGAGCGGACACTGTCGCTGCTCGAACCGGCGGTACGGCCGCACCCGACGCCGGAGCGGGCCGGCTGA
- a CDS encoding CATRA system-associated protein translates to MAETAAGNDFEEAARQAASALGRIVEWSMPATRWRAVVAAVEAVGQSWRAGDGERLRLAAARLALAGPRLVATRHEDDPLVPAPAEVHERSNVLITEILSRSRSDWPTSRAEGGDDRDGGGA, encoded by the coding sequence GTGGCTGAGACGGCGGCGGGAAACGACTTCGAAGAGGCGGCGCGGCAGGCGGCGTCGGCGCTGGGGCGGATCGTCGAGTGGTCGATGCCCGCGACGCGGTGGCGCGCCGTGGTGGCGGCCGTCGAGGCCGTGGGGCAGTCGTGGCGGGCCGGTGACGGTGAGCGGTTGCGGCTCGCGGCGGCCCGCCTCGCCCTGGCCGGGCCGCGTCTCGTGGCCACGCGTCACGAGGACGACCCCCTCGTCCCGGCGCCTGCCGAGGTGCACGAGCGGTCCAACGTGCTGATCACGGAGATCTTGAGCCGGTCGAGGTCCGACTGGCCGACTTCCCGGGCGGAAGGCGGGGACGACCGGGACGGGGGCGGCGCGTGA
- a CDS encoding GNAT family N-acetyltransferase yields MDIDVQRFAVTNLRRRPEVVETACFVVGIDPTTTSPYVNYATPVPGARPDERDVAALIAAFRERGLKPRLEFAPDTVPDVAPALRRAGFLTEAVHEYLVCTPATRTGPRNGRLVVETPSTDADFTEIDIALAEAYGGEFPPSPDGAARLRRTQERGGAVRFVRSADGGCAGAASCSAPALGTAELAGVGTRPAHRRRGIAAAVTASLAEAMFAKGADSVWLEYGGEGSRRVYERVGFRPRGTRLYMSLEN; encoded by the coding sequence ATGGACATCGACGTCCAGCGCTTCGCCGTCACCAACCTTCGCCGTCGACCCGAGGTGGTCGAAACGGCGTGCTTCGTCGTGGGAATCGATCCCACGACCACCAGCCCGTACGTCAACTACGCGACGCCGGTGCCCGGCGCCCGACCCGACGAGCGGGACGTCGCGGCATTGATCGCCGCGTTCCGCGAGCGCGGTCTCAAGCCACGCCTCGAGTTCGCGCCGGACACGGTGCCCGACGTGGCACCCGCCCTGCGCCGGGCGGGCTTCCTCACGGAAGCCGTGCACGAGTACCTCGTCTGCACCCCCGCCACCCGCACCGGCCCCCGCAACGGACGCCTCGTTGTCGAAACCCCGTCCACCGACGCCGACTTCACGGAAATCGACATCGCCCTTGCCGAGGCGTACGGCGGTGAGTTCCCGCCGAGCCCGGACGGCGCCGCACGGCTGCGGCGCACACAGGAACGGGGTGGCGCCGTCCGCTTCGTACGGTCCGCCGACGGCGGCTGCGCGGGAGCCGCCTCCTGCTCCGCGCCCGCCCTGGGCACCGCGGAACTGGCAGGTGTGGGCACCCGTCCCGCCCATCGGCGCCGAGGCATCGCCGCCGCCGTCACCGCGTCCCTGGCCGAGGCGATGTTCGCCAAGGGCGCGGACTCGGTGTGGCTGGAGTACGGCGGCGAGGGCTCGCGCAGGGTCTACGAGCGGGTCGGATTCCGCCCCCGAGGCACGCGTCTCTACATGTCGTTGGAGAACTGA
- a CDS encoding carboxypeptidase-like regulatory domain-containing protein gives MRIRTADGRLLGTVDGPTAYSGYLGPTAGAPGTWETFLIDRPTSWPVRSGDEMVLRAVDGTWRPLPDVLVRVDHGVLVLPRRSKKDPQLVTYQFGGRDRALLVSSPLQAGFPAYTPGDPRERTFTISGMTGGSPTPFGTPIKSGDQVRFSFATRNQARPERFWRLRDDASPRRVDGDAEPGGPAATSFTIEFNEVRPGLGWRPPLDAACRRCARVTAVVTRRGTGAPVADAQVTALPPSVPFAGDTRPAPTDGRAGLTASVDGAVRDRVPAGPIELRATANRFQTATVTDTVPDRGAVEVRIPMDCTTVTGRVLDSAGTPMSGEWVYVTDVQGGPILDLDGDPYQTRTDVEARFSFACVPHGQIKLSTDHDPSADRIVTVGSRGDHVELVVQRASATVVVRVVDADNADQPLDGAHVRLTVGGAARTATTGGSPPEATFLLVRPAGAATVRASTTGYLPSSVPATVPASGTVTVTVRLHRDESVQTPMAYVLQLDRGPLPRDLDLHCSGPTGGEGRFHCLFNDARPVPFARLDVDERGGAGPERITITPVAGAFVPGEYRCWIDNFSGEQTLAHSGASLSLLSVDAASLPTSRGRWAVADVPGEPGRLWYVLRFTLDERGGLTADPVMAYRSGSWDTAL, from the coding sequence GTGCGGATCCGTACGGCGGACGGCCGTCTGTTGGGGACCGTCGACGGGCCGACCGCCTACTCCGGGTACCTCGGCCCGACGGCGGGGGCGCCGGGGACGTGGGAGACGTTCCTGATCGACCGGCCGACGAGCTGGCCCGTGCGCAGTGGGGACGAGATGGTGCTGCGGGCCGTCGACGGCACGTGGCGGCCGCTGCCGGACGTCCTGGTCCGGGTCGACCACGGCGTGCTGGTGCTTCCCCGGCGGAGCAAGAAGGACCCCCAGCTGGTCACGTACCAGTTCGGCGGGCGCGACCGCGCGCTGCTGGTGTCGTCGCCGTTGCAGGCTGGGTTTCCGGCCTACACGCCCGGAGACCCGAGGGAGCGGACGTTCACGATCTCCGGGATGACGGGCGGCAGCCCCACCCCCTTCGGCACGCCGATCAAGTCCGGCGACCAGGTGAGGTTCAGCTTCGCCACCCGCAACCAGGCCCGGCCGGAGCGGTTCTGGCGGCTGCGCGACGACGCGAGCCCCCGCCGCGTCGACGGCGACGCCGAACCCGGTGGCCCGGCGGCGACCTCGTTCACCATCGAGTTCAACGAGGTACGGCCCGGCCTCGGCTGGCGCCCGCCCCTGGATGCCGCGTGCCGCCGCTGCGCGCGCGTCACCGCCGTCGTCACCCGCCGCGGCACCGGCGCACCGGTCGCGGACGCCCAAGTCACCGCGCTGCCGCCGAGCGTGCCCTTCGCCGGGGACACGCGGCCCGCGCCGACCGACGGCCGCGCCGGGCTGACCGCGTCCGTCGACGGCGCCGTCCGCGACCGCGTGCCCGCTGGGCCGATCGAGCTGCGGGCCACGGCGAACCGCTTCCAGACCGCGACCGTCACCGACACCGTCCCCGACCGAGGCGCCGTCGAGGTGCGGATCCCGATGGACTGCACGACGGTCACCGGACGCGTCCTCGACTCGGCAGGCACCCCCATGTCTGGCGAATGGGTGTACGTCACGGATGTTCAGGGCGGCCCGATCCTCGACCTCGACGGCGATCCGTACCAGACCAGGACGGACGTCGAAGCGCGCTTCTCGTTCGCCTGCGTCCCGCACGGGCAGATCAAGCTCTCCACCGACCACGACCCCAGCGCCGACCGGATCGTGACCGTCGGTTCCCGGGGCGACCACGTCGAGCTGGTCGTCCAGCGCGCCTCCGCCACCGTCGTCGTGCGCGTGGTCGACGCCGACAACGCCGACCAGCCGCTCGACGGCGCCCACGTCCGGCTCACCGTCGGCGGCGCGGCCCGCACCGCCACCACCGGCGGCTCGCCGCCGGAGGCGACCTTCCTCCTCGTCCGGCCCGCCGGGGCCGCCACCGTACGGGCGTCGACGACCGGCTACCTGCCGAGCAGCGTCCCCGCGACCGTCCCGGCGTCCGGAACCGTGACCGTCACCGTCAGGCTCCACCGCGACGAGTCCGTCCAGACACCCATGGCGTACGTGCTGCAACTCGACCGGGGTCCCTTGCCGCGCGACCTGGACCTGCACTGCTCCGGCCCCACCGGCGGCGAGGGACGCTTCCACTGCCTGTTCAACGACGCGCGGCCCGTCCCCTTCGCCCGCCTCGACGTCGACGAGCGCGGGGGCGCCGGACCCGAGCGCATCACCATCACGCCGGTCGCCGGGGCGTTTGTACCGGGCGAGTACCGCTGCTGGATCGACAACTTCTCCGGCGAGCAGACCCTCGCCCACTCCGGTGCCTCGCTGTCGCTGCTCAGCGTCGACGCCGCCTCGCTGCCCACGAGCCGGGGCCGCTGGGCCGTCGCCGACGTCCCCGGTGAGCCCGGCAGGCTCTGGTACGTCCTGCGGTTCACCCTCGACGAGCGGGGCGGCCTCACCGCCGACCCCGTCATGGCCTACCGGTCCGGGAGCTGGGACACCGCCCTTTAG
- a CDS encoding cytidine deaminase, translated as MTTRNHPVDSERVDYERVDYELIEAAAHVARTRCRGDDHTMAAAAQGVYDLATIVAVGDRDRGVVPPCGRCRQVLLDCFPDLQVIVGAGERVRSVPITDLLPESYVWADHQLDADRGAEGDLDREGAPGE; from the coding sequence ATGACCACCCGGAACCACCCCGTCGACTCCGAACGCGTCGACTACGAACGCGTTGACTACGAACTCATCGAGGCGGCGGCGCACGTCGCCCGCACGCGCTGCCGGGGTGACGACCACACCATGGCGGCGGCCGCCCAGGGCGTCTACGACCTGGCCACGATCGTCGCCGTGGGCGACCGCGACCGGGGAGTCGTGCCTCCGTGCGGCCGCTGCCGTCAGGTCCTGCTCGACTGCTTCCCGGACCTTCAGGTCATCGTCGGCGCGGGGGAGCGCGTGCGCAGTGTGCCCATCACCGACCTGCTCCCCGAGAGCTATGTGTGGGCGGACCACCAGCTCGACGCGGATCGCGGGGCCGAGGGGGACCTTGACCGCGAGGGCGCGCCGGGGGAGTGA
- a CDS encoding Crp/Fnr family transcriptional regulator — protein MNVMTMSSTRMLRALPDDHRARLLRVAREVTIPQDTRLFEEGGRANRFWVVRSGTVTLDMHVPGRRSPVIESIGFDELVGWSWLFPPYVWQLGAVATTPVRAYEFDATAVRSLCASDPRLGAAVAQWVGKVLAHRLQSARTRLLDLYAPYGSGGPR, from the coding sequence ATGAACGTCATGACCATGTCCAGCACCCGCATGCTGCGGGCCCTGCCCGACGACCACCGGGCCCGTCTGCTGCGTGTCGCCCGTGAGGTCACCATTCCGCAGGACACCCGGCTCTTCGAGGAAGGCGGCCGCGCCAACCGGTTCTGGGTCGTCCGCTCCGGCACCGTCACCCTCGACATGCACGTGCCGGGGCGCCGCTCACCGGTGATCGAGTCGATCGGCTTCGACGAACTGGTCGGCTGGTCCTGGCTGTTCCCGCCGTACGTCTGGCAGCTCGGCGCCGTGGCGACGACTCCCGTGCGCGCCTACGAGTTCGACGCGACGGCGGTGCGGTCCCTCTGCGCGAGCGACCCTCGGCTCGGTGCGGCCGTCGCCCAGTGGGTCGGCAAGGTCCTCGCCCACCGGCTCCAGTCGGCCCGCACCCGGCTGCTCGACCTGTACGCGCCCTACGGCAGCGGTGGCCCGCGGTGA